atagtattgttagaatcatatgctatctactgatgatagcattgttagaatcatatgctatctactgatgatagcattgttagaatcatatgctatctactgatgatagtaggcctattgtaagaatcatatgctatctactgatgatagcattgttagaatcatatGCTAGCTACTGATGATAGTATTGTTAGAATCATATGCTCTCTGCTGATGATATCATTGTTAGAATCATCATATGTTAGGCCTTATCTATTGACGACAGCATTAGCATTGTTCGAATCAtatgctatctaggcctactgatgaTATGGTTAgaatcatatgctatctacagatgatgataacattgttagaatcatgtgctatctactgatgatatcattgttagaatcatatgctatctaggcctactgatgaTAGTAGGCCCCTATTGTTAGAATCAtatgctatctaggcctactgatgatagggcctagcattgttagaatcatatgctatctactgatgatagtattgttagaatcatatgctatctactgatgataccattgtTAAAATCATCATTTGTTAGGCTTTATCTACTGACGACAGCATTGacatttattttgctatctaccttgatgataggcctagcattgttagaatcagatgctatctactgatgatagcattgttagaaccatatgttatctactgatgatagcattattagaatcatgctatctactgatgatagcattgttagaataaaTGCTATGACAGCATTGTTAGAACCATTTAGCTATCTAGcctaggggagagtggggtaagttgagccactttttacatttccTTTCACTATGCacaaataaataaagcaggacccaaatgcagtgttacaaatgaaagatatgtatgtttacttggttatgataccacaaaattgtaatcaatGTTTTGCACTTTCTCACAGTGAGACGTCAAAAATTatttgcaaattggctcaacttaccccaacggtggggtaagttgagccagtcgtgggggtaagttgagccaccatagaaatgcacaggtatatgccatagctgtgaaattcaattttgccttttttctaaattgttattttcatgtatttatttcgaaaaatagtttaatatagaagtagtttgatctaaatattgcatacaagtaatttcggacaagattttactttgaataaaaaaattggggacatttctgcaggtttttcctatgttcaacttgccccatggcctttggatcaacttaccccatgtgaccctttttgtcaacaaccaagcctcctgtctgactaaaacttgttacagttgtaaatagttttctaaaatagtgttcatatatcacatcctcaatacccagaatgctatcattttagcctttttctttctgggtgaaacatgaaaaaaattgtttttttctaaaagttcaacaaaagtgccaaaaatgaactttctaatgGCACTTTCTTACcatatgtgcaagtgattccatattacacttgagaagcctgtagtatgtcatatacaaataagtggaactgcaaagtaagataagtttttaattttctttctagagggggtggatcaacttaccccctggctcaacttaccccactctcccctactgATGATAGGCCCTAGCATTGTtaggataatgctatctactgatgatagaatATTGTTATGATAGAATAATATGCTATCTagtgatgatagcattgttagaataataccaccaccaccactaccaccaccttAGATATCAGGCCTTAGATATAATATAGCCtatgttattgtttttcaaacctgatttttgataTTTGTAACGtttcacatgtcccaacttacgtAGGCTACACCTACATTCAAGACAACTTTGTTGTGTTTGTATACAGGCAAAGTAGGCTATTAGACCTTCACGTTAATTACGGCCAAAAGGCCAGCAGGGTTTCTTTCGGTTTactttgttatttcagcttaaaatggaaaGAAAAGCTTCCTTCACTTttgataaagaataacaaaattaagatTTGACGCAAATCGTACAAATGGCGCTCTTACAGTGATGATATCCCTAATTCAATACAGTATGTTTGACCTTTGAGTGGTTACGTGCTGTGGATAGCAATGATCACGCGCATTTTATTTCACGTCCAATGGTTTGATCATAACAGCAATATAATAATAGTGTGTTTATATTTAATTCAGCTTCAAGTTATTTTGCAGAAATGTCACTAGATCGTTGGGTTGGTAGAGTGGCTCTGGTGACTGGTGCATCTGCTGGTGTTGGTGCTGCGCTTGCCAAACGATTCGCTCAGTTGGGGTTGAAAGTCGTCGGATGTGCCAGAAATATTGACAAGATCAAGGTACAAGAATAATGCACAGAATTTGACATCATGCCCGGGCATCATGCATGATTTATGCCTGTTACTATATATTGTCGTGTTTGATGTTGGTTTTACACGTACTCACGTGTTGGTATTGATGGTGTTTATCATAAATGCTGGTGGTGTGGCAGGGCCGGGCATGTTTTATAGtcactaggcctatatattgaaTAACACGGCACGGCGTTGCATGTTCTggtttaatagtaggcctattgagTCGGCAATTGCCAGATAGGGCCTCATACTGTATACTTCACTAACTTTTCCAGTACTCCCGATCCCAGaaaaaattttggaattaaaaaaaatattatcttgttaatTTGGCCAAAATTGAAACAGCTAAAATCCGAATCCTTGGCAaaacattatattaattattataaaatcAGTGCTGCTACATATTTGTCTGGAAAAGGCCTACGGAGTGTAGCCTAGTAGGCCCACTGAATAATTAAATGTTGTCATCAGTATTGTTGGTGTTGGTGTTACAGATGAGCGTATAGTATTTAGTTGGGTTCTTGTGCATTACTGAAGCTTGTTCAGTGTTATAGTGGGTTGGTGTtgatgttaaggggtactacacccttgtggtaaatttgtgactatttttgcatttttttcaaaaattaataacacactggtaacaaaagttatgtatattgttggggcaaggaatccaattactacactgaaatttcagtgatatgataggaaatgaggtacatcctaggggtacctcattttctatcataagtatcgaaccgcttgtcatgggtcactgaaattccagtgtagtaattagattccttgcccctcctatacataacttttgttaccagtgtgtttatattagtttttgagaaaaatgcaaaaatagtcacaaatttattgaggggtgtagtacccccttaacgggcAAAACTCGTAATACGGTtgtcagtcaaatattaaaaagtagcaCAGACAGCTGATAAATAGTAACACGCAACttcaaattaatcaaatttgttttaaaatgactcactttaaaaaaaatattttgtcaattagTTTTGCCGGCCAAAAGTGGTGGTAATGTTGTTTATGTAGTTGCTGACCCGGATGGTTGTTGTTTGTGGTGATGGTGGCCGGTGGTGTAATTTATTGATTAACCTAGtgctttgtttgttttatttatttgtttattcttgcatcatttttttaatttttattatttattacagACACTTGGAGATGAATTGCAGAAGTCTAAAGCATCTGGTTCCGTCCATGCCATTAAATGTGATGTAACCCAAGAGAAGGAAATCCTGTCTATGTTCAAAGAAATCAAAGAGAAATATGGCGGAGTTGATGTGTGTGTTAATAACGCAGGCTTAATGCATGCAGCATCCATCTTAGATGGGAAGACTGCAGATTGGAAGAATATGTTTGATGTAAGAAATTGTATTTGTCGTCTTCattgtcatcgtcgtcatcatcatcatcatcatcatcatcatcaatttttttttaattcaataaattcagaattgtacattgtcatgaccatatttgggatcagcatgataaatgcattaggatgagtacaaacaagcctagtataatTGATTCAGGGTTTTTTGAGATAACTCTTGGTATTATGAGAAcgtatctcaaaactttttatgtgacATTCTGTGTTGAGGTCTATTGCAAGCACCTAAAGCATTAACTACCTTCAATAAagcaaaaaaaagtttgtctcacgaacatttgTTGTTGtgaagttgttgtttttccaGTCGATGAATGTTATTTTTTGTAGAAAAAGGAAATTGCATGCTTGGTTTGTTGTGCTATACGTACTACATGTACTATACTGCGAATATGAAGATATATACGAAGCGGTGCAAACGACgggatttgtaatttttttcgttggtgCTCGATGAGTGTCTTTAAAtttttcgcaaaaaaaaaaaatggaatccaaaacgaaaaaaaaaatcctttaaaaagagcAGCGGCGCGTATGTTAATGCGCTGAATCGTCGTCACATAATTATGCGCCCGGGTTCGtgagacaattttttttcttttttgttgtttgGCCTAACATCATCGTCATCTTACTTTTCAATGGAGTGAAAATTCATTCAGTACTTCAGTGTTCTCCTTTTTGTCGCTTCTCTTAAATTAGGTCAATGTTTTGGGGTTGTCAATATGCACAAGAGAGGCTGTCAAGTCTATGAGAGAAAGGAACGTTGACGATGGACATATCATTCATCTAAATAGGTAAACATTCCAGGTTTATAATACAATATTAGCCTATACTTAGGGACCgtacacaaacacttgttagggggggcctattgcaaaaatattttcatttctgccccccccccccttttgacatgaaaattatggatcaACCCAATAGAAAAGcctcatataaactcaattttcccgggaaaatgtGTGGCCAATATTTtcaggacccccccccccaaggtcAAAATATTTCAGGTCCtcccattttgcatcagcccccccttaataagtgtttgtaaacggtccTTTATAGTATTCAAGTTAATTTTATTGATTCGACAAGTTTGTTGTATAATGTGATTTTATTCCTGCATGCAAAttttctctccctctctcccgTTTTCCTCCCACTGTTCTTTCTATActtctttgttaattaataaaaataacaGTTTAATATACATTATCACTTAAAGCCAtgtttcaaacccgattttttgtgACAGTAGGCCCTACACGTGTTTCTGGAATCGGCCAAACTCATTGTGCTTGtataggacaacagagcaattttgaattttgaattttaattcaaaattgcttaaaaatcccctatagaacaccacagttaagcagcCAAGATAGTAAATTTGGTTTCTTTAATCTAACCTCggtattttggcttaaaatgaccagaaaactttcctgacagttgttacttgaaataaattatcatttcataattttggcaaagaataacaaaatcaaaatttgaccgaaatcatatATTATGGGATTTAAACTTTTTATCCGAATGTATTTTAGCCAGCAGTTGCAAACATCAATTATCACAGTTATATAAAACATTAGtttggaaaacatttaaaatgtcaaatttggttCAAGGCCTGCAGGTTTCGATCGATCTTTATCAGTGGCAGGCTTGAATTGTTAATGCTAATTACTAAttccttattattttatgttgtttTCGTTGTTTTTTCTATGCTTGTTGGTTTGCTTGTTGTTGCTGTTTGTTTATTTTGGAAGGGGGGTTCTTTTCATCTTATTCTGTTCAAATAGGTTTGACTTTAATTTAGTCTGATCCTCTGTGTTCCATACTAAAATATTATGTTTGGTTATACCAGTGTTTCAGGTCATAGTGTTGACCCTGTAAGTGCACTTCACGTTTACAACTCCACAAAATTTGCAGTGACTGCCCTAACAGAAGGTTTACGCCAAGAATTACTGGAAATTAAATCTCACATTAGAGTCACGGTAAGTCTATTGATATTACTTTAAGTAATGTTTACACTGCCACTAAATTTGCAGTGACTGCCCTAACAGAAGGTTTACACCAAGAATTACGGGAAATTAAATCTCACATTAGAGTCACAGTAAGTCTGTTGCCTATATATTACTATAAGTCATGTTTACACTGCCAGGAAATATGCCGTGACTGCCCTAACAGAAGGTCTGTGCCAAGAATTACGAGAAATTAAATCTCACATTAGAATCACGATAAGTCTATTTCCTATAACTGTACGTTTGCAGTGCCAGTAAATGTACAGTGACCGACTTATAGTtcataccttcctcgagtcagtaaagtaaaatcaaatttgagattttctctaaaactgttaatttttgcaggaatctgttatgctagttggaatccttgcatcatttcctttctgaaaatgtatacttttttaaaatacttttcatcattacatttagagatacaataaaaaacaatatctaaattactgagtCGAGAAAGGCAGACTACTTAACAGAAGGTATACGCCAAGAATTAAATCTCACATTGGATCACGGTAATTCTATTTGCTTACTGTTATAATTACTATTATAATAAAGAGTAATATTGCAACAAGCTGACTTAACCCATTTGACCCATTTTCGTTTGATGCGTTTATTTGCAATTCATTTACTTTAATATTTCCAACTATATATTTCCTCATTCGTATTCTGAGACGAAAATTTCGTCTCATCAGTTCGTATTCAACTATTTCGTTACTTATGTTTTTATTAATTCgttatttatttaaatacacGTGTAATTGTAATTGTTTTACTGTTCTTTCAGAGCATCTCGCCTGGACTTATCAAAACTGAATTTGCACCTCGAGCCTTAGGACAGGAAGCGGCTGATGGCCTCTACGCGGCCATACCTGTAAGTTAAAACATGGCAAATCTGATTAAACTTTGATCTCTATAGGCGTTATTTGTTTAATAAGTTTAtccatatatatgtatatatatatttacttCAAACGTCTTCTATTCCCTTGTTTACAGTGGCTTGAAGCCGATGATATAGCCGACGCGGTCGTCTACGCCCTACAAGCACCACCTCATGTGCAGGTAAGATTTTGTTTCTTCAAtgtatggaaacttttgggcctcgtaactgctaaattgttggtctaaactaTGTAAAGtaggtctaaagtatataaaaaagtATACATACATTTAATGGCAAAGACGTGataaatccatctgtgaggttaaatttgggcaaaaatgcttagTTTTAGAGAAAATACCAAAAGCCGGGTTCTGGGCCACATAACAAAACAATAATacttttttgttaattttcaaaaactataggcctacatgtatataaaaatatCCAGGacccttatttttttttaaatcttgatcaatttcaccaaaattggttgaaatttgggctgaaatttatgatttttttaaaatatagcatttttcaaccatttttggtgaaaatattTCAAAGTGGGTAAAAATAAATGAACGGGGTTAGTTCATATAAATGAGCCTCtaatttaaacttttaaacaactTAAACCATTTTTCTCTCTTTACAAGTATTTTGCCGTGCG
Above is a genomic segment from Amphiura filiformis chromosome 10, Afil_fr2py, whole genome shotgun sequence containing:
- the LOC140162582 gene encoding dehydrogenase/reductase SDR family member 11-like isoform X1; this translates as MSLDRWVGRVALVTGASAGVGAALAKRFAQLGLKVVGCARNIDKIKTLGDELQKSKASGSVHAIKCDVTQEKEILSMFKEIKEKYGGVDVCVNNAGLMHAASILDGKTADWKNMFDVNVLGLSICTREAVKSMRERNVDDGHIIHLNSVSGHSVDPVSALHVYNSTKFAVTALTEGLRQELLEIKSHIRVTSISPGLIKTEFAPRALGQEAADGLYAAIPWLEADDIADAVVYALQAPPHVQVHDIIIHPIEKVS